The following coding sequences are from one Bifidobacterium sp. window:
- a CDS encoding ABC transporter permease, with amino-acid sequence MRMLIPAGIAIIIGTMFVASTFLFGNALDHSLRQQVSAGFGDAQYAVSASDDSSQGEPKTVANMHLKQIRSINGVAGARPDTAGVIEVSGGSRHEHSSTAVIGMANSSGVMPVKLSSGLWPAKSGEIAIPDSMATLLSLHIGDTVDSTVSADRSATGQQDSLSMKVVGTTTDSAGAYAYYGGAAIVAEQDFARMTGLGVSASFEDLPISTIYVELAPASEQQQELTVRKIKQELPKGLEINDRASIENKMMDSLGGGQVNITTTFILAFGVLAMFVAAIVIANTFQVMIAQRRRTLALLRTIGARKSQLYGSVVVEAALLGIVCSVIGVGCALLLILLLGLSGINLAGAQFALIITWPVFVVPILFGVIITMLASMGSARAATGVTPLEALQPIEGSAKKHHGWFSLVLSLLMLVLGSLAIVMSILRVRESLTGQTSALSSDQSLQLLGVAICGVMVVFVGVLLSSSRWMPWQLKGVGAIVSHTGPAATVASANIQKNPRRVASTGAALLIGVTLVSCLGTGAASAKQTMSDALDARYSVDIQITGSHLDTADLNKVKKVRGVQAAGLVPTMNSSMKQGDQQTMMSLYEVSQNEMSQLMRVSTASTHDGDLLVPQSLATSKNGLAPGSSVRLTLGDTNDNGDESGGSSTQNTTDVVSRDFTVTAGNYRGIESNNDYYALVAPGTFAKAGLSDSENQIWVSSNGNQQAGTLVSNIQDALSDVDGVSVGGSIAVRSQWEQIVNVLLMILVALLAVAVVIALIGVANTLSLSVIERLRESATLRAIGMTRGQLRSSLAIEALLISGCSVIVGLILGTVFGWVGSYLVFSQFGTVAYPLSWAMDLTIIGVAVVAALLASVLPAKRAVSTAPVEALAEA; translated from the coding sequence ATGAGGATGTTGATCCCTGCTGGCATCGCTATCATTATCGGAACCATGTTTGTTGCAAGCACATTCCTTTTTGGTAATGCTCTAGATCATTCGTTAAGGCAACAGGTTTCTGCTGGATTCGGTGATGCACAATATGCAGTGTCTGCATCAGACGACAGTAGTCAAGGGGAGCCTAAGACTGTTGCCAATATGCACCTCAAACAAATCCGCTCAATCAATGGCGTGGCTGGTGCGAGACCGGATACAGCTGGCGTTATAGAAGTTTCTGGCGGCTCACGCCATGAGCATTCCTCCACAGCTGTTATAGGAATGGCGAATTCCAGTGGTGTTATGCCTGTGAAGCTGTCTTCAGGATTGTGGCCAGCTAAGTCAGGTGAAATTGCTATTCCAGATTCGATGGCCACCCTTCTCTCATTGCATATTGGCGATACGGTGGACAGCACTGTTTCAGCGGATCGCAGCGCTACAGGGCAGCAAGATTCACTGTCGATGAAAGTCGTAGGAACAACCACCGATTCAGCGGGTGCTTATGCCTACTACGGTGGTGCAGCAATCGTTGCTGAGCAAGACTTTGCACGAATGACCGGATTGGGTGTCTCCGCCAGTTTTGAGGATCTTCCTATATCAACCATTTATGTAGAGTTGGCACCTGCTTCGGAACAACAACAGGAACTCACTGTTCGTAAAATTAAGCAAGAATTGCCAAAAGGTCTAGAGATTAACGATCGCGCAAGTATTGAAAACAAGATGATGGACAGCCTCGGAGGAGGACAGGTCAATATCACCACAACCTTTATTTTGGCTTTCGGGGTTTTGGCAATGTTTGTAGCCGCGATTGTAATCGCTAACACTTTCCAAGTAATGATTGCTCAGCGACGCAGGACTTTGGCACTATTACGCACGATTGGTGCTAGAAAATCGCAGCTGTATGGTTCGGTTGTTGTAGAAGCTGCGCTGCTCGGTATCGTTTGCTCCGTTATCGGAGTGGGGTGTGCGCTGTTGCTGATACTACTGCTCGGATTGAGTGGTATTAATCTCGCTGGAGCCCAATTCGCTTTGATTATTACCTGGCCAGTATTTGTGGTGCCGATACTGTTCGGTGTGATTATTACTATGCTGGCGTCTATGGGGTCAGCGCGTGCTGCTACCGGTGTAACACCGCTAGAGGCCTTACAGCCAATAGAAGGTTCAGCGAAGAAACATCATGGATGGTTCTCGTTGGTGTTGAGCTTGCTAATGCTTGTTCTTGGATCACTGGCGATAGTTATGTCGATTCTTCGTGTACGAGAATCCTTGACGGGGCAAACTAGTGCACTGTCATCAGATCAATCCTTACAGTTGCTAGGTGTAGCTATATGCGGAGTGATGGTGGTTTTCGTCGGTGTATTGCTGAGCTCTAGTCGCTGGATGCCATGGCAGTTGAAAGGTGTCGGAGCTATTGTTTCGCATACTGGCCCTGCAGCGACGGTTGCATCAGCCAACATTCAAAAAAACCCAAGACGTGTGGCCTCTACTGGTGCAGCACTGCTGATTGGGGTCACCTTGGTATCTTGCCTGGGAACGGGTGCAGCTAGTGCGAAACAAACGATGAGTGACGCTCTGGATGCCCGTTACAGTGTTGACATTCAGATTACAGGATCTCATTTAGATACAGCTGATCTCAACAAAGTTAAGAAAGTTCGAGGAGTACAAGCAGCTGGGTTGGTCCCCACGATGAACTCATCGATGAAGCAGGGCGACCAGCAAACCATGATGAGTCTGTATGAGGTTAGCCAGAATGAAATGTCTCAGCTCATGAGAGTGAGTACTGCTTCAACACACGATGGTGATCTTCTCGTGCCTCAATCTCTTGCAACTAGTAAGAATGGTCTCGCGCCAGGCAGTAGCGTGCGTCTGACCCTAGGTGATACAAACGATAATGGTGATGAATCGGGTGGCTCCAGCACACAGAACACTACAGATGTAGTATCTCGAGACTTTACCGTGACTGCAGGGAATTATCGTGGTATCGAAAGCAACAATGATTATTATGCGTTGGTAGCGCCAGGAACGTTTGCTAAAGCCGGCCTCAGTGATAGCGAAAACCAGATTTGGGTAAGTTCAAATGGGAATCAGCAAGCCGGAACTTTGGTCTCGAATATTCAAGATGCTCTCAGCGATGTTGACGGGGTGAGTGTAGGTGGCTCCATTGCAGTCAGATCTCAGTGGGAACAGATTGTTAATGTGCTGCTGATGATTCTTGTAGCTTTGCTTGCTGTAGCAGTAGTTATTGCCCTGATTGGAGTAGCCAATACTCTGAGTCTTTCGGTGATAGAACGATTAAGAGAGTCAGCAACCTTACGGGCTATTGGCATGACTCGAGGGCAGCTACGATCTTCTCTAGCTATCGAGGCATTACTGATTTCAGGATGTAGCGTTATTGTCGGCTTAATTCTTGGCACGGTGTTCGGCTGGGTTGGATCGTATCTAGTGTTCTCACAATTTGGTACGGTGGCATATCCGCTCAGTTGGGCAATGGATTTGACCATCATAGGAGTCGCTGTTGTCGCAGCGTTGCTTGCTAGCGTCTTACCTGCAAAACGTGCGGTAAGTACCGCTCCAGTTGAAGCCTTAGCTGAGGCATAA
- a CDS encoding ABC transporter ATP-binding protein, with translation MSQNNSLPKEGISSVSTITDSSKATVVDDADSSIAALSGVHAYVANRQGVAIQAVDLVKDYGEGDNVVHALRGVNVSFEQGKFTTIMGPSGSGKSTLMHTLAGLDTATSGNIVFSGSDITSMNDKQLTLMRRNNVGFIFQSFNLLPMFTAEQNIVMPLTLAGRKADKQWMRTLINTLGLEGRLHHRPHELSGGQQQRVAIARALITKPAIVFADEPTGNLDSVSSAEVLEFLKRSVREFGQTIIMVTHDAVAASYADRAIVFADGRIVADVQDPSADQMNALLLEERSKVTSSQARVSEHAEDYGNVLLRR, from the coding sequence ATGAGCCAAAATAATTCACTGCCGAAAGAGGGCATTAGTAGTGTTAGCACCATCACTGACAGCAGCAAAGCTACTGTTGTAGATGATGCAGACAGCTCTATCGCAGCACTTAGCGGAGTACATGCATATGTTGCCAATCGTCAGGGTGTAGCTATTCAAGCCGTGGATTTAGTTAAGGATTACGGTGAGGGCGACAATGTAGTACATGCATTACGTGGAGTGAATGTTAGTTTTGAGCAGGGCAAATTCACTACCATCATGGGACCTTCAGGCTCAGGAAAATCTACATTGATGCACACCTTAGCTGGATTAGATACTGCAACCAGTGGCAATATTGTGTTTTCTGGTTCTGACATCACCAGTATGAATGACAAGCAGCTGACATTGATGAGAAGAAATAATGTTGGTTTCATTTTTCAAAGTTTTAATCTGCTGCCGATGTTTACTGCTGAACAAAATATTGTTATGCCCTTAACTCTCGCTGGTCGTAAGGCTGATAAACAGTGGATGCGCACATTAATCAATACGTTGGGGTTGGAAGGTAGATTGCATCACCGACCTCATGAACTTTCTGGCGGGCAGCAACAACGTGTTGCTATTGCAAGGGCGTTGATTACCAAACCGGCAATCGTATTTGCTGATGAGCCTACCGGAAATCTTGATTCAGTATCAAGTGCTGAGGTTCTTGAATTTCTTAAGCGTTCGGTACGTGAATTTGGGCAGACCATAATCATGGTTACCCACGATGCAGTTGCTGCTTCGTATGCGGATCGTGCAATTGTGTTTGCGGATGGAAGGATTGTTGCCGACGTGCAAGATCCTTCGGCAGATCAGATGAATGCTTTGTTGCTCGAAGAACGTAGCAAGGTCACTTCCTCACAAGCACGTGTCTCAGAACATGCAGAAGATTATGGCAATGTCCTTCTGCGTCGTTGA
- a CDS encoding aminodeoxychorismate lyase, whose amino-acid sequence MANIVLGRGNAASLFASENPTGEHAEALLDFVDPHAQIVSPFDLAVTRGDGIFEATTVWKGYPISLENHLRRLSYSARLMDMPLPNISAFTEAIYALIEQYDGDEPGPLLRILISRGMDDATGVGKNSDGLPSVWMFIDSLGNLHETDKISMISLTRGYSSDITAKAPWLLNGAKTLSYAVNQAVHRECDRQSADDAILTTEDGYVLECPNSSIVARYGDRYITPDPSIGILHGTSQRELFAYAQQEGGSFEYKKLPFEQLKEADSLYMTHGGWVIPVGELNGNSYSVDPQQVDAINEAIHSGRTHDEALSIAPEQ is encoded by the coding sequence ATGGCAAACATCGTTCTCGGCAGAGGCAATGCTGCATCACTTTTCGCTTCGGAAAATCCCACCGGAGAACATGCAGAAGCTTTGCTGGACTTCGTTGACCCTCATGCGCAAATCGTATCGCCATTCGATCTTGCTGTGACTCGTGGTGACGGCATATTTGAAGCAACCACAGTATGGAAGGGTTATCCTATCTCATTGGAGAATCATCTACGCAGACTCTCCTATTCGGCGCGTTTGATGGATATGCCTTTGCCAAATATTTCCGCTTTCACCGAGGCTATTTATGCGCTTATTGAACAGTACGACGGCGATGAACCAGGACCTTTACTGCGTATTCTCATCTCTCGCGGGATGGATGACGCAACAGGCGTTGGTAAAAATAGCGATGGTTTACCCAGCGTTTGGATGTTCATCGATTCGCTAGGAAACTTACATGAAACTGACAAGATTTCAATGATTTCCCTAACTCGTGGATATTCTTCTGATATCACCGCAAAAGCACCCTGGTTACTCAACGGTGCAAAAACTCTGAGCTATGCCGTCAATCAGGCAGTTCACCGTGAATGCGATAGACAATCAGCAGATGACGCAATACTCACCACGGAAGATGGGTATGTGCTGGAATGCCCAAACTCCTCAATTGTGGCCCGCTACGGGGATCGATACATCACGCCAGACCCATCGATAGGCATTCTGCATGGCACCAGTCAGCGAGAGCTGTTTGCTTATGCGCAGCAGGAAGGCGGCAGCTTTGAATATAAGAAGCTGCCCTTCGAGCAACTCAAAGAAGCCGATAGTTTGTATATGACTCACGGAGGCTGGGTAATTCCAGTCGGTGAGCTCAATGGCAACAGCTATAGTGTTGACCCCCAGCAAGTTGATGCCATTAATGAGGCAATTCACAGCGGACGAACACACGATGAGGCACTCTCAATTGCCCCTGAGCAGTAA
- a CDS encoding O-acetylhomoserine aminocarboxypropyltransferase/cysteine synthase family protein: MTENHYRFETQQLHVGQEEADPATDARAVPIYATTSYVFHDFDHAEARFGLQDPGNIYGRLTNSTQGVFENRIAALEGGTAGLAVASGAAAVEYAVRNITQTGDHVVSAKNIYGGTYNLLRHTLPRDGITTTFIDPEEPQNFEDAIQDNTKLVFFETFGNPNADLVDFEAITEIAHRHNLPVVVDNTFATPYLFRPLEHGADVVVESATKFIGGHGSTLGGVVVEGGNFDWAAVPGKFPTLTEPDPSYHGLNFFEALGPAAFVTRIRAILLRDTGATLSPFAAFLLLQGTETLSLRVERHVENALKVVEYLQSVPEVEKVSHPAVPGRRDHELYERYFPNGAGSIFTFDIKGGKDAARVFINNLQLFSLLANVADVKSLVIHPASTTHSQESLEELEDQGIHQGTIRLSIGTENIEDILDDLKKGFAAVKESGLAE, translated from the coding sequence GTGACCGAGAACCACTATCGTTTTGAGACCCAACAGCTGCATGTGGGACAGGAGGAGGCAGATCCAGCTACAGATGCACGAGCCGTACCGATTTATGCCACCACCAGCTATGTGTTCCATGACTTCGATCACGCCGAAGCTCGCTTTGGACTACAAGATCCAGGCAATATTTACGGTCGCCTGACGAATTCAACTCAGGGTGTGTTTGAAAACCGAATTGCAGCTCTTGAAGGTGGAACTGCTGGTCTGGCTGTCGCTTCTGGCGCCGCAGCTGTAGAGTATGCCGTGCGCAATATCACTCAGACAGGGGATCACGTTGTGTCCGCCAAGAATATTTATGGTGGCACTTATAACCTGTTGCGTCATACCCTTCCACGTGACGGTATCACCACGACTTTCATTGATCCTGAAGAACCGCAAAATTTTGAAGATGCCATCCAAGACAACACGAAGTTGGTATTTTTTGAGACTTTCGGCAACCCTAATGCTGATTTGGTCGATTTCGAAGCTATAACGGAAATTGCTCATCGTCACAATCTTCCTGTGGTGGTTGATAATACCTTTGCAACCCCATATCTTTTCCGCCCATTGGAACATGGTGCAGATGTTGTTGTTGAATCTGCGACTAAGTTCATAGGCGGCCATGGCAGCACATTGGGTGGTGTAGTAGTTGAAGGTGGAAACTTTGATTGGGCCGCGGTTCCTGGTAAATTCCCGACACTCACCGAGCCTGACCCCAGCTATCACGGTCTCAATTTCTTTGAAGCTCTGGGGCCTGCTGCTTTTGTGACGCGGATACGTGCAATTCTATTGCGTGATACAGGTGCCACACTTTCACCATTTGCAGCTTTTCTATTACTGCAAGGTACTGAAACACTGAGCCTTAGGGTTGAACGTCATGTTGAGAATGCTCTCAAAGTTGTGGAATATCTGCAGAGCGTTCCAGAGGTTGAAAAAGTCAGCCATCCTGCTGTTCCTGGCCGTCGCGATCATGAACTGTATGAACGTTACTTCCCGAATGGTGCTGGCTCAATCTTCACCTTTGATATCAAGGGTGGTAAGGATGCAGCTCGAGTATTCATTAACAATCTCCAGCTGTTCTCATTGTTAGCGAATGTGGCTGATGTGAAGTCTTTGGTAATTCATCCAGCGTCGACAACTCATTCACAAGAAAGTCTGGAAGAGCTTGAGGATCAGGGTATTCACCAAGGAACTATTCGTCTGTCTATTGGTACGGAGAACATCGAGGATATTCTCGATGATCTCAAGAAAGGATTTGCTGCAGTGAAGGAATCAGGACTGGCTGAGTAA
- a CDS encoding pyridoxamine kinase yields the protein MTSDVTLYNRDPKYIPRVAAVHDMCGYGKCSLTAAIPILSAAGCDVCPVPTALFSAHTMYKDYTFHDTTDMLSDYLDAWRKEEVELDGVYSGFLGSAQQVDIIKRLYKEYPTALRLVDPVMGDAGKMYPTYTQELCDAMGKLADGADVLMPNLTEASILTSREYPGQNLDDSQVDDWLGALLELGAKNVVLKGIDRHDGNIRNYVASASTGVVGKVELTHDKHPYMIHGTGDAFASALCGAVLAGKGLAESAQIAGEFVRSAMSSTRNQPHFEQRGVSFELNLAELTALVN from the coding sequence ATGACCAGTGACGTGACACTATACAATCGCGATCCGAAATACATTCCCAGAGTGGCCGCAGTGCACGATATGTGTGGCTACGGCAAATGTTCATTGACAGCCGCCATTCCAATCCTGTCAGCTGCAGGTTGCGATGTCTGCCCAGTGCCAACAGCATTATTCAGCGCTCATACCATGTATAAGGATTACACCTTCCACGACACCACAGATATGCTCAGCGATTATCTGGATGCGTGGCGTAAAGAAGAGGTCGAGCTAGACGGAGTCTACAGCGGCTTTCTAGGGAGTGCTCAACAAGTTGACATCATCAAACGTCTATATAAGGAATACCCCACCGCATTGCGTCTTGTTGATCCCGTGATGGGCGATGCAGGAAAGATGTATCCGACTTACACTCAGGAATTATGCGATGCCATGGGCAAACTCGCAGATGGAGCTGATGTCCTCATGCCGAACCTTACAGAGGCAAGCATCTTGACTTCACGCGAGTACCCTGGTCAGAATCTTGACGATAGCCAAGTCGACGATTGGCTAGGCGCACTGTTGGAGCTTGGCGCAAAGAACGTTGTTCTCAAAGGTATCGATCGTCACGATGGCAATATCCGCAACTATGTCGCTTCTGCTTCAACAGGTGTAGTTGGGAAAGTGGAACTTACTCACGATAAACACCCCTACATGATTCACGGAACTGGCGATGCATTTGCATCAGCACTGTGCGGTGCAGTATTAGCCGGAAAAGGACTGGCTGAATCTGCTCAGATTGCTGGTGAGTTCGTTCGCTCGGCAATGAGCAGCACTCGCAACCAGCCGCATTTCGAACAACGTGGTGTGAGTTTTGAACTCAATCTTGCGGAACTCACAGCATTAGTTAACTGA
- a CDS encoding YraN family protein, with product MNTKTLSTPLVHTPPLDTRSLANLESIRKSLLRPDTDSRSLGNLGEEFVTCWLQARGWNIIDRNWRSRYGELDVVAFDLDGTLVFIEVKTRRSTTYGAPQDAVTPKKQAHLRSTASQWLLAPEHRCRRTGIRFDVVALLLIEGSLTIRHIAKAF from the coding sequence ATGAACACAAAGACCTTATCAACACCGTTAGTCCACACTCCGCCACTCGATACGCGGTCACTCGCCAACCTTGAATCCATCCGTAAGTCGCTACTCAGACCAGACACCGATTCACGTTCATTGGGCAACCTTGGCGAAGAATTCGTTACATGCTGGCTTCAAGCGCGGGGCTGGAACATTATTGACCGTAATTGGCGCAGCCGATACGGCGAACTTGATGTTGTTGCCTTCGACCTTGACGGCACTCTGGTATTCATAGAAGTGAAAACTCGTAGAAGTACTACATATGGTGCTCCGCAAGATGCTGTTACGCCAAAGAAACAAGCGCATCTGCGTTCGACTGCATCTCAGTGGTTATTAGCTCCTGAACACCGCTGTCGTCGTACTGGTATTCGCTTCGATGTGGTTGCTCTGCTCCTCATTGAGGGTAGCTTAACGATACGTCACATTGCTAAGGCTTTCTAA
- a CDS encoding YifB family Mg chelatase-like AAA ATPase, translating into MGIGTAQSIGIVGLRSFIVQMQAFISPGLPHFSIIGLPDASINEARERVKSACAASGFPWPQTRVTVNLSPASLPKRGASHDLAIAVSVLAAGGMISAQHCTGMIALGELNLDGSVLPIHGILPMLMHGVECGITKAYIPVDNISEAELIPSIDIVGIQHLSELIVMLGGTCTLRESSAPALTAPPQRAVSTISQIASGAQSLDMCQVSGQETAKWALTVAAAGGHHLIMTGPPGSGKTMLAERLPTILPPLDEAEQLEVASVRSLCGTLSQYGVSDIPPFEAPHHTASNASLVGGGGGLAQPGAITRAHHGVLFMDEAPEFSPRVLQSLREPLETGMIALARSQGTTIYPARFQLIMAANPCPCGFSYGTAERCTCSSRERRRYWNRLSGPILDRIDIQTEVLDVPCLPSNDQTGTDNSRNLRGKVLAAREMARCRYDEHGWGCNAEAAGSWLREHSSAAVLEHLNQALRTSLLSMRGADRALRLSWTLADLAGHDSPTVDDINLGIHLRTKLA; encoded by the coding sequence ATGGGTATCGGCACGGCACAATCAATCGGTATTGTTGGTCTACGAAGCTTTATTGTGCAAATGCAGGCCTTCATATCACCAGGATTACCGCATTTTTCAATCATAGGGCTGCCTGATGCTTCTATTAATGAGGCCCGCGAGCGCGTCAAATCCGCATGCGCAGCGTCTGGATTCCCATGGCCACAAACTAGAGTTACTGTCAATCTCTCACCAGCTTCATTACCGAAGCGAGGTGCCTCACACGACTTAGCTATAGCTGTTAGCGTGCTTGCGGCTGGTGGAATGATCTCAGCACAACACTGCACTGGCATGATCGCTCTTGGAGAGCTGAATCTAGACGGTAGCGTGCTACCAATTCACGGTATTTTACCTATGTTGATGCACGGCGTCGAATGCGGCATTACCAAAGCATATATTCCTGTGGACAACATCAGTGAAGCCGAATTAATACCGAGTATTGACATTGTTGGTATCCAGCATCTCAGCGAACTCATCGTAATGCTTGGTGGCACATGCACACTACGAGAATCAAGTGCTCCTGCTCTGACTGCTCCTCCTCAACGTGCTGTTAGCACAATTTCTCAGATTGCTTCAGGGGCTCAGAGCTTGGATATGTGCCAAGTTTCAGGTCAAGAAACTGCAAAATGGGCCTTAACAGTTGCAGCAGCGGGAGGACATCATCTGATTATGACTGGGCCACCAGGGTCAGGGAAAACTATGCTTGCTGAACGCTTACCCACTATTCTTCCACCGTTAGATGAAGCAGAACAGCTTGAAGTTGCCTCGGTACGCTCCTTATGCGGCACACTTTCTCAATATGGAGTCAGCGACATTCCACCTTTTGAAGCTCCTCACCACACTGCATCAAATGCATCACTCGTTGGTGGCGGCGGAGGGTTAGCCCAACCCGGAGCGATTACTAGAGCACATCATGGTGTGTTGTTTATGGATGAGGCTCCGGAATTTTCTCCTAGAGTATTGCAGTCACTTCGAGAACCTTTAGAAACGGGGATGATAGCACTGGCACGATCTCAAGGAACCACCATTTATCCTGCTCGATTTCAGTTAATTATGGCTGCGAATCCCTGTCCATGCGGATTTTCTTACGGAACTGCAGAGCGGTGCACATGTTCCTCACGTGAGCGACGTAGATATTGGAACCGCTTATCAGGACCTATTCTCGATCGCATCGATATACAAACTGAAGTACTCGATGTCCCATGCCTTCCCAGTAACGACCAAACCGGAACAGATAACAGTCGCAATCTCCGCGGCAAAGTACTAGCTGCAAGAGAGATGGCACGTTGTCGCTATGACGAACACGGGTGGGGTTGCAATGCTGAAGCCGCGGGAAGTTGGCTTCGTGAGCATAGCTCTGCTGCTGTGTTGGAACATCTCAATCAGGCTTTGCGCACATCATTGCTGAGCATGCGCGGAGCTGACAGAGCATTAAGGCTGTCATGGACGCTGGCTGACTTAGCTGGACATGACAGCCCAACAGTCGATGACATCAATCTAGGTATTCATCTACGTACCAAATTGGCTTAG
- a CDS encoding DNA-processing protein DprA: protein MINQLDEYTLIRALLSYCADGPDPIMQDLVAASEQGLLQGPQELWHCILQESQSKEPGSGSSSRYLECKLKSYVENATVKQHTTLLQTLHKRLKRWSQRLALIPNTSAQELYAWLSVEGKFWIITPRHTCWPAQLNDLQQHGESQTPLCLWGQGPSSTLTTCQRPVAIVGSRELDVYGRQVTQAISQEVSRQGHVVISGGAIGADACAHRAAISQQSLLSRKDIQSAEEIAGLTVAVFAGGLNHIGPIRNIELFEAMVNHGGVLISELSPDTIPEAHRFLIRNRIIAALAGTLVVTQARIRSGALNTALWANTLCREVYAVPGMITAPHNAGCNALIRDHQAEVLTSPDEIPKSIIHQHPSAYNRSIP, encoded by the coding sequence ATGATTAATCAGCTTGATGAATATACCTTGATTCGAGCTCTCCTCAGCTACTGTGCCGATGGTCCAGACCCAATTATGCAAGATCTCGTTGCAGCAAGCGAGCAAGGTCTGCTCCAAGGACCGCAGGAGCTTTGGCATTGCATCTTACAAGAAAGTCAATCCAAAGAACCTGGATCAGGAAGCAGCTCTCGATATCTTGAATGCAAACTCAAATCATATGTCGAGAACGCCACCGTTAAACAACACACAACGCTCCTACAAACGTTGCACAAACGATTGAAACGGTGGTCACAGAGATTGGCACTTATACCAAACACCAGTGCACAAGAACTGTACGCATGGCTGAGTGTCGAAGGGAAATTCTGGATCATCACGCCTCGTCACACATGTTGGCCTGCGCAACTCAACGATTTACAACAGCACGGAGAATCACAAACACCGTTGTGTTTATGGGGTCAAGGTCCCTCATCAACCCTCACTACATGTCAACGCCCTGTGGCTATTGTCGGATCGCGAGAATTAGATGTATACGGACGTCAAGTAACTCAAGCTATTTCGCAGGAAGTTAGCAGACAAGGGCATGTGGTGATATCTGGCGGGGCGATAGGTGCTGATGCCTGTGCTCATCGAGCTGCAATATCGCAGCAATCCTTACTAAGTCGAAAAGATATACAGAGCGCTGAAGAGATTGCCGGATTAACCGTTGCCGTTTTCGCAGGAGGACTCAATCACATCGGACCAATTCGTAACATTGAACTATTTGAAGCGATGGTCAATCATGGAGGCGTTCTCATCAGCGAATTGAGCCCAGATACGATTCCAGAAGCGCATCGCTTTCTCATACGGAATCGAATTATTGCAGCTCTTGCAGGCACACTCGTGGTAACCCAAGCGAGAATACGTTCAGGAGCCCTCAATACCGCGCTTTGGGCTAATACTCTATGTCGTGAAGTTTATGCCGTACCTGGAATGATTACCGCACCTCACAATGCTGGTTGTAATGCATTAATTCGCGACCACCAAGCAGAGGTATTAACCAGTCCAGATGAAATCCCCAAGTCAATTATTCATCAGCATCCGTCGGCATATAACAGATCTATCCCATAA
- a CDS encoding MGMT family protein, translating to MTELTFSQRVYEVVRRIPAGRVATYGQIAALAGNPRNARIVGYALHANPEPGVIPCHRVVFRDGSLAPGFAFGGPERQRELLEMEHVYFTPPSKPTSAGAEGWRVDLDRCQWQA from the coding sequence ATGACTGAGCTTACATTTTCGCAACGTGTATATGAGGTGGTACGCCGTATTCCGGCTGGTCGTGTAGCAACATACGGTCAGATTGCTGCGCTTGCAGGTAACCCTCGCAATGCGAGAATCGTGGGTTACGCTTTACATGCAAATCCTGAGCCTGGGGTAATTCCTTGCCACAGGGTCGTATTTCGTGATGGCTCTTTGGCACCTGGTTTCGCCTTTGGAGGCCCTGAGAGACAGAGAGAACTGCTGGAAATGGAGCATGTGTATTTCACACCTCCGAGTAAACCTACTAGTGCAGGTGCTGAGGGTTGGCGGGTTGATCTCGATCGGTGTCAGTGGCAAGCTTGA